In a genomic window of Nodularia sp. LEGE 06071:
- a CDS encoding esterase/lipase family protein yields the protein MPLPTIIVPGYLESAIAYRQLEQSLLHVGVPTVTVPLRRRDWLPTIGRPVTPIIQQLDRTVKQMLYKHQVAQVNLIGHSAGGWVSRIYLGDQPYSGRGKVTSCCWKAHPLVASLITLGTPHISQERWTRANLDFVTHTYPGAFYKTVRYVCVAGKTIFGQKRPGAWLAYNSYQQTCGQGHTWGDGITPIAAAHLEGAENLVIPGVQHSPRSPGIWYGSPEPLKSWVQYLA from the coding sequence ATGCCATTACCCACCATTATTGTGCCTGGATATTTAGAAAGTGCGATCGCTTACCGTCAATTAGAACAATCTTTACTGCACGTAGGTGTACCCACAGTCACAGTTCCACTGCGGCGACGTGACTGGTTACCTACCATTGGCAGACCTGTAACACCGATTATCCAGCAACTAGATCGCACAGTCAAACAGATGTTATACAAACATCAGGTGGCGCAAGTCAATTTAATTGGACACTCCGCCGGCGGTTGGGTTTCTCGCATTTATCTAGGAGACCAGCCTTATTCAGGACGGGGTAAAGTCACATCCTGCTGCTGGAAAGCTCACCCTTTGGTTGCGAGTTTGATCACCCTTGGTACACCCCATATTAGCCAAGAACGTTGGACACGGGCGAATTTGGATTTTGTCACCCATACCTACCCCGGCGCTTTTTACAAAACTGTTCGTTACGTTTGTGTCGCCGGAAAAACTATCTTTGGTCAAAAAAGACCCGGCGCTTGGTTAGCTTACAACAGTTATCAACAAACCTGTGGTCAAGGTCACACCTGGGGAGATGGAATTACGCCCATTGCTGCTGCTCATCTAGAAGGCGCAGAAAATCTGGTAATTCCAGGTGTCCAACATTCTCCTCGCAGCCCTGGAATTTGGTATGGCTCACCAGAACCTTTAAAATCTTGGGTGCAGTATTTAGCTTAG
- a CDS encoding GAF domain-containing sensor histidine kinase: MNNYLSLPLQYPDDLERRQSYSVKLMQHQEELVHHLAQNINQIIANSSVKALMLPEIAKLLGVTFNVDCCCLMTVTNEASANAIAANWCSDEYLKMPHPSQMFSMEQLIMDLPVVECAAEPLTIEHISTIQNSLLVGCQYLPLPVKSVLAIPTRLGGKNNGVICLIKFQTYDWQESEKQLLKDIELSCAIAFSQVIQAQLIATQHEYLQKSNYHQRLIKQLTLLSRTNLELNQMLQLAIASTAESLQADRGLLILLKYTDPLFKIKPKKQIPKAKATVFGEWNREIPSLQTIKPDTLTQTFSLDECSLCQRVFTEFGNPVIINDYINLEQAATVAPLFKVEALPTVLLMSLENQGKVLGFLVLQQAEPRNWEPAELNLVEMVCAQLSNAIIQSQTLRQVQTLVDERTAKLNSSLELQAKLHEKTRQYVGQLREINELKDEFLSNMSDRLRYPLTNMLMSIKNLRLPGISAERQVKYLDILEQECTKEINLINDLLTLQKLESDQEPLQFETIDLNSKIQELGAAFQDRLVDKGLTITVDLPDKPVILQTERDSFDRILQELLNNAYTYSEHDTIVHLQAFHQLEAQINQVIIKVTNTGRAISEEEATYIFDKFRRGKGRWHPGTGLGLALVKSLVQHLNGAIAVESRQISDSPLSEVTFTLTLPQFSHQSKPYTDSD; encoded by the coding sequence ATGAACAATTATCTATCATTGCCACTACAATACCCTGATGATCTAGAGCGGAGACAATCATACTCAGTTAAGTTGATGCAGCATCAGGAAGAATTAGTCCACCATCTGGCACAAAACATCAACCAAATCATTGCCAACAGTTCGGTAAAGGCATTGATGCTGCCAGAGATTGCCAAATTGCTAGGAGTTACTTTCAATGTAGACTGTTGCTGCTTAATGACGGTTACTAACGAAGCTTCAGCTAATGCAATTGCGGCTAATTGGTGTTCTGATGAGTATCTGAAAATGCCGCACCCTAGCCAGATGTTTTCGATGGAACAGTTAATCATGGACTTGCCAGTAGTGGAATGTGCGGCTGAACCATTAACGATAGAGCATATTTCTACTATTCAAAACAGTTTGTTAGTTGGGTGTCAATACCTGCCATTACCGGTGAAATCTGTTTTGGCAATTCCGACTCGGTTGGGGGGAAAAAATAACGGCGTAATTTGTTTGATCAAATTCCAGACTTATGATTGGCAAGAGTCAGAAAAACAACTGCTAAAAGACATAGAATTGTCCTGTGCGATCGCTTTTTCTCAAGTCATACAAGCCCAGTTAATTGCTACTCAACATGAGTATCTACAAAAAAGCAACTATCATCAACGCTTAATCAAGCAATTAACTTTACTGAGCCGGACTAACTTGGAATTAAATCAAATGCTCCAGTTAGCGATCGCTTCTACTGCTGAATCACTACAGGCAGATAGGGGGTTGTTGATATTACTCAAATACACAGATCCACTATTTAAAATTAAACCTAAAAAACAAATTCCCAAAGCCAAAGCTACAGTGTTTGGGGAATGGAACCGGGAAATACCAAGTTTACAGACGATTAAACCCGATACTTTAACTCAGACATTTTCCCTGGACGAGTGTAGTTTGTGTCAACGCGTGTTTACAGAGTTTGGTAACCCAGTGATCATCAATGACTATATCAACCTAGAGCAAGCGGCTACAGTAGCCCCATTGTTTAAAGTTGAGGCCTTACCGACAGTGCTGTTAATGTCATTAGAGAATCAAGGCAAAGTTTTAGGATTCCTGGTGTTACAACAAGCAGAACCGCGCAATTGGGAACCAGCAGAATTAAACCTTGTAGAAATGGTCTGCGCCCAACTGAGCAATGCCATCATTCAGTCACAGACATTAAGGCAAGTCCAGACACTAGTAGATGAGCGGACAGCAAAATTAAACAGCAGTCTGGAACTCCAAGCCAAATTACATGAAAAAACGCGGCAATATGTGGGACAACTGCGGGAAATCAACGAACTCAAAGATGAATTTTTGAGCAACATGAGCGATCGCTTGCGCTACCCCCTGACAAATATGCTGATGTCGATTAAAAATTTACGTCTCCCCGGAATAAGCGCAGAGCGTCAGGTAAAATACTTAGATATCTTAGAGCAAGAATGTACCAAGGAAATCAATTTAATTAATGACTTACTGACCTTACAGAAACTTGAATCTGATCAAGAACCCCTGCAATTTGAGACCATCGATTTAAATAGCAAGATTCAGGAATTAGGAGCAGCTTTCCAAGACAGGTTAGTGGATAAAGGTTTAACCATTACCGTAGATTTACCGGATAAGCCCGTAATTCTACAAACCGAACGAGACAGTTTTGACCGCATCCTCCAAGAGTTATTAAATAACGCCTATACCTATTCTGAGCATGATACTATTGTTCACCTGCAAGCATTTCACCAACTTGAAGCACAAATCAATCAAGTTATTATTAAGGTGACCAATACAGGGCGTGCCATTTCTGAAGAGGAAGCCACCTATATTTTCGACAAATTCCGTCGTGGTAAAGGACGTTGGCACCCAGGTACTGGACTGGGACTGGCCTTAGTCAAATCTTTAGTGCAGCACTTGAACGGGGCGATCGCAGTTGAGAGTAGGCAAATTTCAGATTCTCCACTCAGCGAAGTTACTTTCACCCTGACTCTGCCTCAATTTTCCCATCAAAGCAAACCATATACTGACAGTGACTGA
- a CDS encoding Rieske 2Fe-2S domain-containing protein — protein MSSEFNFFQQWYPLSPVEDIDPTRPTSVTLLGIRLVIWKPKSSETYQVFLDQCPHRLAPLSEGRVDEKTGNLMCSYHGWQFDSQGICTHIPQGENPEIVTKNQDKFCVISLPVRQANDLLWVWPDAKSAEAAANTPLPLSPQVDADKGYVWSSYVRDLEYDWQTLVENVADPSHVPFTHHGVQGKREYATPILMEVVQSTPKLIEVMTAGRFKTTITFEPPCRLEYAINFGDSGDKKMGLVTYCIPVSPGKSRIVAQFPRNFAKKLHRLTPRWWSHINTRNLVLDGDMIVLHQQEKFLQQRQAVESWKTIYKLPTSADRLVIEFRNWFDQHCFGQLPWREVGIIVPPSPQINDNRSVLLDRYSQHTQHCSSCRNALKVIQRLQVGLLIYSTSIIAGVALLPDALRIKLGLPLVITAALSMAAYSWLKFRLIPKFYFVDYIHPEKL, from the coding sequence ATGTCATCTGAATTTAACTTTTTCCAACAGTGGTATCCTCTCTCACCTGTAGAAGATATTGACCCCACACGACCAACTTCAGTCACTCTTTTAGGAATTCGTTTAGTTATCTGGAAGCCTAAATCGTCTGAGACTTACCAGGTATTTTTAGACCAATGTCCCCACCGTCTCGCTCCTCTGAGTGAAGGACGTGTTGACGAAAAAACTGGTAATTTAATGTGTAGTTATCATGGTTGGCAATTTGATTCTCAAGGGATTTGTACTCACATTCCCCAAGGAGAGAATCCAGAAATTGTTACTAAAAATCAAGATAAATTCTGTGTAATTTCACTACCAGTTCGCCAAGCTAATGATTTACTTTGGGTTTGGCCTGATGCTAAATCGGCAGAAGCAGCCGCCAATACGCCGTTACCACTTTCACCTCAAGTAGATGCTGATAAGGGATATGTTTGGTCTTCTTATGTCCGCGATTTGGAATATGACTGGCAAACTTTAGTAGAAAATGTCGCAGACCCTAGTCATGTACCTTTTACCCATCACGGGGTACAGGGTAAGAGAGAATATGCTACACCCATACTTATGGAGGTTGTGCAATCAACACCAAAGTTAATTGAGGTCATGACTGCTGGACGCTTCAAAACTACTATCACTTTTGAACCTCCTTGTCGGTTAGAGTATGCTATCAACTTTGGCGACTCTGGAGATAAAAAAATGGGACTGGTGACTTACTGCATTCCGGTGTCTCCAGGTAAATCAAGAATTGTTGCCCAATTTCCCCGTAACTTTGCTAAAAAACTGCATAGGTTGACACCCCGGTGGTGGAGTCATATCAATACCCGTAATCTGGTGCTGGATGGAGATATGATTGTTTTACATCAGCAAGAAAAGTTTCTACAACAAAGACAAGCAGTTGAAAGCTGGAAAACTATCTACAAGTTACCGACAAGTGCAGACCGTTTGGTAATTGAGTTTCGTAATTGGTTTGATCAGCATTGTTTCGGTCAGCTACCGTGGAGAGAAGTGGGAATTATTGTTCCACCCAGCCCGCAAATTAATGATAACCGTTCTGTGTTGCTGGATCGTTATTCACAACATACCCAGCATTGTAGTAGTTGTCGCAATGCGCTAAAGGTTATACAGCGCTTACAGGTGGGACTTTTAATCTACAGCACAAGTATTATTGCTGGTGTGGCTTTACTTCCTGATGCACTGAGAATTAAGTTGGGTTTACCTTTGGTAATTACGGCTGCTTTAAGTATGGCTGCTTACTCTTGGCTGAAATTCCGGCTAATTCCTAAGTTCTACTTTGTAGACTATATCCATCCAGAAAAACTATAG
- a CDS encoding TldD/PmbA family protein, whose product MLTTLTDTQNILSDLIRRYSPRVDYLVIRLEQAEGTDIILRGDKLETLSEGISIGGHIRACYKGGWGFSSFNQLATIKERIEEAIAAARMVGDEKTILAPIDPVQAICQLPLTGTDPRKIPVKQKKELCDRYTDILKSLDHRITTTSVRYGDSAQKVIIATSEGTFIEQSWVDMEMRFAATARNGETVQTGRETTGSRKGYEDLTALDQQVQSAAERAIAALTLPSVKGNTYTVVIDPILTGLFVHEAFGHLSEADMAYENPDLLEVMTIGRRFGSKELQIFDGAAPEGHRGSYLYDDEGTPSSTTQLIQDGILVGRLHSRETAGKLNEAPTGNARCLNYHFNPIVRMTNTWIQRGETPVADLFTDIKSGVYARNWLGGMTNGEMFTFSAGEAWMIRNGEIAEPVRDVTLSGNVFQTLADIEAVGDDFYWDESGGCGKGGQNGLAVGCGGPSLRIRDVVVGGET is encoded by the coding sequence ATGCTAACCACCCTCACCGACACCCAAAACATCCTCTCCGACCTCATCCGCCGCTACTCACCCCGTGTAGATTACCTAGTCATCCGCCTAGAACAAGCAGAAGGAACAGATATTATATTACGTGGCGACAAGTTAGAAACCCTCAGTGAAGGCATTTCCATTGGGGGACATATTCGCGCTTGTTATAAAGGTGGCTGGGGATTCAGTAGTTTTAACCAACTAGCGACAATTAAAGAACGCATTGAAGAAGCGATCGCCGCAGCTAGGATGGTAGGTGATGAAAAAACTATCCTCGCCCCCATTGATCCAGTACAAGCAATTTGCCAACTACCCCTCACAGGAACTGATCCCCGCAAAATTCCGGTGAAGCAGAAAAAAGAATTGTGCGATCGCTATACTGATATATTGAAAAGTCTTGATCATCGCATCACCACCACTTCAGTCCGCTACGGTGACAGCGCCCAAAAAGTAATTATTGCTACCTCAGAAGGAACTTTCATCGAGCAATCTTGGGTAGATATGGAAATGCGTTTTGCCGCCACCGCCAGAAATGGTGAAACTGTGCAAACAGGCAGGGAAACCACTGGTTCTCGCAAAGGCTATGAAGATTTAACCGCTTTGGATCAACAAGTTCAAAGTGCAGCCGAAAGAGCGATCGCTGCCTTAACTCTACCATCTGTCAAAGGCAATACCTACACAGTAGTCATTGACCCCATCCTTACTGGTTTATTTGTTCACGAAGCCTTTGGACATCTTTCCGAAGCTGATATGGCTTACGAAAACCCCGATCTCTTGGAAGTGATGACCATTGGCCGGCGGTTTGGGTCAAAAGAACTACAAATTTTTGATGGGGCTGCCCCTGAAGGTCATCGCGGTAGCTATTTGTACGATGACGAAGGCACACCCAGTAGTACTACCCAATTAATTCAAGATGGCATTTTAGTAGGACGTTTACATTCCCGCGAAACCGCAGGCAAATTAAACGAAGCCCCTACTGGTAATGCACGTTGTCTAAATTATCACTTTAACCCCATTGTCCGGATGACAAATACTTGGATTCAACGAGGTGAAACACCAGTTGCCGACTTATTCACAGATATAAAATCAGGAGTATATGCCCGTAACTGGCTAGGTGGCATGACAAACGGGGAAATGTTCACCTTTAGTGCTGGGGAAGCGTGGATGATTAGAAACGGTGAAATAGCCGAACCTGTCAGAGATGTCACACTTTCGGGCAATGTTTTCCAAACCCTGGCCGATATTGAAGCCGTTGGTGATGATTTTTATTGGGATGAGTCTGGTGGTTGCGGTAAAGGTGGACAGAACGGTTTAGCTGTGGGTTGTGGTGGCCCCAGTCTGCGGATTCGGGATGTGGTAGTTGGGGGGGAAACTTGA
- a CDS encoding cation:proton antiporter, translated as MEASFEITLQIVSVVVAGITAQVLAAYFRLPSIVLLLLLGILLGSDGLGVLHPHVLGSGLEVIVALATAIILFEGGLNLDVQELGRVSVSLQLLVTLGTLITLIGGSMAAHWLGEFPWNIAFLYGSIIVVTGPTVISPLLKQINVDRQVATILEGEGVLIDPVGAILAFVVLDTIMNGDADPINAIIGLAMRLGIGAAIGGAGGYLMSLIFKRANFLSPELKNLVVLAILWGLFTLAQTIRSESGVMTTVIAGAVFANSSVPEERSLRSFKGQLTILSVSVLFILLAADLSIASVFALGWGSVFTVLVLMFVVRPINILSCTWNSNLNWRQKLFLSWVAPRGIVSASVASLFAISLTQRGINGGDAIKALVFLTIIMTVVCQGLTAGTIAKWLRITSKDATGAVIVGCNPLSLLIARFFQERGETVVMIDTDPERCEKAAAQDIRVISSSALDVSVLEEAGLASLGTFLAMTNNGEVNFVLAERAAEEFSPPRVLAVFPRTPQANSSNNHKVNQAFATELVIKTWNEYLNDGRVKLGTTTLNNSEFSKQQDRIQEKIKTGDLIPLLVEREDRLQVMPASQEWLVGDRIIYLLHDPRPNLLKRLSGGSQSTRLSLETLPEVEELPLEKLSQLFTGDAPKK; from the coding sequence ATGGAAGCATCTTTTGAAATAACCCTACAGATAGTGAGCGTCGTTGTTGCAGGCATTACCGCCCAGGTGCTGGCTGCATACTTCCGCTTACCTAGTATTGTCTTGTTATTGCTACTAGGCATTCTTCTTGGCTCCGATGGGCTGGGCGTGTTGCATCCTCATGTCTTAGGTTCTGGACTAGAAGTGATTGTGGCCCTAGCAACGGCAATAATTTTATTTGAAGGCGGACTTAACCTGGATGTACAGGAGCTGGGCAGAGTTTCAGTCAGCCTACAATTGCTCGTCACTCTGGGAACACTGATCACCTTAATTGGTGGTAGTATGGCTGCCCACTGGCTGGGCGAGTTTCCTTGGAATATAGCTTTTCTCTACGGCTCGATCATTGTCGTCACAGGGCCAACTGTGATCAGTCCCCTGCTCAAACAAATCAACGTAGATCGTCAAGTAGCAACGATCTTAGAAGGAGAAGGAGTTTTAATCGACCCTGTAGGCGCTATTCTGGCCTTCGTTGTTTTAGACACGATTATGAATGGTGATGCTGACCCCATCAATGCCATCATCGGTTTAGCGATGCGTCTGGGAATTGGTGCGGCAATTGGTGGCGCAGGCGGCTACTTAATGAGCTTGATTTTCAAACGCGCCAACTTTCTCTCACCAGAGTTAAAAAACCTGGTAGTCCTGGCGATTCTTTGGGGTCTATTTACTCTGGCGCAGACGATTCGGAGTGAATCGGGAGTTATGACCACAGTGATTGCCGGTGCGGTATTTGCTAACTCTTCAGTACCAGAAGAGCGTTCATTGCGAAGCTTTAAAGGTCAGCTGACAATTCTCAGTGTCTCAGTGCTATTCATTCTCCTCGCGGCTGACCTTTCCATTGCGAGTGTGTTTGCCTTGGGTTGGGGCAGTGTCTTTACTGTTTTAGTCCTGATGTTCGTGGTTCGCCCGATTAATATTCTCAGCTGTACTTGGAACAGTAATTTGAATTGGCGACAGAAACTATTTTTAAGCTGGGTAGCTCCGAGGGGCATTGTCTCGGCTTCTGTGGCCTCTTTGTTTGCTATTTCGTTGACACAGCGAGGTATTAACGGTGGTGATGCCATCAAAGCCCTCGTATTCTTGACAATTATCATGACAGTGGTTTGTCAAGGGTTAACGGCTGGAACCATTGCTAAATGGCTACGCATCACTTCCAAGGATGCCACTGGGGCGGTGATTGTGGGTTGCAATCCCTTGAGTTTGTTAATTGCCCGTTTCTTTCAAGAACGGGGAGAAACGGTGGTGATGATTGACACTGACCCGGAACGTTGTGAAAAAGCAGCTGCTCAAGATATTCGGGTAATTTCTAGCAGTGCGCTGGATGTTTCTGTTTTGGAAGAAGCTGGACTGGCTTCTCTGGGAACTTTCTTGGCTATGACTAATAATGGTGAGGTGAATTTTGTCCTGGCTGAACGAGCGGCTGAAGAATTTAGTCCGCCGCGGGTTTTGGCAGTTTTTCCCCGGACACCCCAAGCTAATTCCAGTAACAATCACAAAGTCAACCAAGCTTTTGCTACAGAGTTAGTCATTAAGACTTGGAATGAGTATCTCAATGATGGCAGAGTCAAGCTGGGGACAACTACTCTGAATAATTCCGAATTTAGTAAACAACAAGATCGTATCCAAGAAAAGATTAAGACTGGAGATTTGATTCCGTTGTTGGTAGAGCGAGAAGACCGTCTACAGGTAATGCCAGCAAGTCAAGAGTGGTTAGTAGGCGATCGCATTATATATTTATTGCATGATCCCAGACCCAACTTGTTAAAGCGTTTATCCGGTGGTAGCCAATCAACTCGCCTGTCTCTGGAAACTTTACCGGAGGTGGAAGAACTACCCTTGGAGAAATTATCTCAACTCTTTACAGGTGATGCTCCTAAAAAGTGA
- a CDS encoding SRPBCC family protein, producing the protein MTEQYNITENLDSSATSGQIKLEHNLAIDAVGLPDVVVKVEKIAERQRQITAQIHIPQPVERIWKVLTDYEALSDFIPNLAKSCLLEHPDGGIRLEQIGSQRLLKFNFSARVVLDLQEYFPKEIIFSMVEGDFKGFSGSWCLEPYSQGEDLGTILCYTIQVWPKLTMPITIIERRLSNDLRLNLLAIHQRVDQLSS; encoded by the coding sequence GTGACTGAACAATACAACATCACAGAAAATCTTGATTCCAGCGCCACTAGTGGTCAGATCAAGCTAGAACACAACTTGGCTATTGACGCAGTGGGTTTACCAGATGTAGTCGTTAAAGTTGAGAAAATCGCCGAAAGACAGCGGCAAATTACCGCTCAAATCCACATTCCTCAACCTGTTGAACGCATCTGGAAAGTCCTCACAGATTATGAAGCCTTGTCTGACTTCATTCCCAACTTGGCGAAAAGTTGTTTGTTAGAGCATCCTGACGGTGGGATACGACTCGAACAAATCGGCTCTCAGCGCCTACTCAAGTTCAACTTTTCTGCGCGTGTAGTTTTGGATTTGCAAGAATACTTTCCTAAAGAAATTATTTTCTCAATGGTAGAGGGAGATTTCAAAGGTTTTTCTGGTAGCTGGTGTTTAGAACCTTATTCTCAGGGTGAGGATCTAGGAACTATTCTGTGTTACACCATTCAAGTTTGGCCTAAACTCACAATGCCGATCACCATCATTGAACGTCGTCTCAGCAATGATCTGCGGTTAAACCTTTTAGCTATTCACCAGCGTGTAGACCAGTTATCTAGCTGA
- a CDS encoding FAD-binding domain-containing protein: MRRDFTNRDELIAYLREQFPNAVERDDHISETVGGRKAAEKALQKVNPVDYAKTRNSLTGAVTRLSPYIRYGVLSLREIRDHVLEKVEHPNDATKLINELGWRDYWQRLYVKLGDRIWEDQEEYKTGYTPTDYADKLPADITAGTTGMVCIDSFSHELGQTGYLHNHIRMWLAAYIVHWRRIRWQAGAKWFLEHLLDGDPASNNMSWQWVASTFSHKPYFFNRENLERYTQGVYCRQCPLYGHCDFEGSYEELEQRLFPQGEFTKKPNSQSWQRGKKSKK; encoded by the coding sequence ATGCGACGTGATTTTACTAACCGCGATGAATTGATAGCTTACCTGCGGGAACAATTCCCCAATGCGGTAGAAAGGGATGATCATATTAGTGAAACTGTGGGAGGACGTAAGGCGGCTGAGAAAGCACTACAAAAAGTTAATCCTGTGGATTACGCAAAAACACGTAATTCTTTAACTGGCGCTGTAACGAGACTTTCGCCCTATATTCGTTATGGGGTTTTAAGCTTGCGAGAAATACGGGATCATGTCCTGGAAAAAGTAGAACACCCCAATGATGCTACTAAACTGATTAATGAATTGGGCTGGCGTGACTATTGGCAAAGATTATATGTCAAACTAGGCGATCGCATCTGGGAAGATCAAGAAGAATATAAAACTGGGTACACCCCAACAGATTACGCTGACAAACTACCAGCAGATATCACCGCCGGGACTACAGGAATGGTTTGCATTGATAGTTTTAGCCATGAATTAGGTCAAACTGGCTACTTACACAACCATATCCGGATGTGGCTAGCCGCTTACATTGTCCACTGGCGGCGCATTCGTTGGCAAGCCGGAGCCAAATGGTTTCTAGAACACCTGCTAGATGGTGACCCAGCAAGTAATAATATGTCATGGCAGTGGGTCGCCAGCACTTTTAGCCATAAACCTTATTTTTTCAATCGTGAGAACCTAGAACGCTATACCCAAGGAGTTTATTGTCGCCAATGTCCCCTTTACGGTCATTGTGATTTTGAAGGTAGCTACGAAGAATTAGAACAACGACTATTTCCCCAAGGAGAATTTACCAAGAAACCCAATAGTCAAAGCTGGCAAAGAGGCAAAAAAAGTAAAAAATGA
- a CDS encoding cytochrome b N-terminal domain-containing protein translates to MQSTQFDRVVRRLATILAVAMLSLCLIYITTGILLSFYYEPTAGGAYQSLKTINTQVPYGWLFRRAHDLAGNAVIVVALVQIVVMFLGRQFSLSWLTAWISGIFLTLSVIGLDWTAMLLDWTQEGYWRFSIELGTIEAIPLIGGQLRDILTGGGAISTVTVAHLYTINSDILAVAAMILAVVHLSALIWQEQQMFHFLGASPVKS, encoded by the coding sequence ATGCAAAGTACCCAGTTCGATAGAGTTGTTCGGCGACTGGCGACGATTTTAGCCGTAGCGATGCTGAGTTTGTGCTTGATTTACATCACTACGGGAATTTTGCTTTCTTTTTACTACGAACCCACAGCAGGCGGTGCTTATCAATCTTTGAAAACCATTAATACACAAGTACCATACGGGTGGTTGTTCCGCCGAGCGCATGATTTAGCTGGTAATGCCGTCATTGTGGTCGCGTTGGTGCAAATTGTGGTGATGTTTTTAGGGCGGCAATTTAGCCTTAGTTGGCTGACAGCTTGGATTAGTGGGATTTTCTTAACTTTAAGCGTCATTGGTCTAGATTGGACAGCGATGCTTTTAGACTGGACTCAAGAAGGTTACTGGCGTTTTAGCATTGAGCTAGGAACCATCGAAGCAATTCCTTTAATCGGTGGGCAACTACGAGACATCCTCACAGGTGGTGGAGCCATTAGCACAGTCACTGTGGCACACCTTTACACCATCAACAGTGATATTCTGGCGGTGGCTGCAATGATCTTGGCTGTGGTACATTTATCTGCCCTCATTTGGCAAGAACAGCAAATGTTTCACTTTTTAGGAGCATCACCTGTAAAGAGTTGA